The Planctomycetota bacterium DNA segment CGTGGCCTCCGGAGGCGCGCCGGTCCGCCTGGTGCAGGAGAACGGCAACGCCGTCCGGACGTTCGACAGCCAGGGGGCGTTTCTCTACTCGGTGGCGGTGAGCGCCGAAACGCGCCTCCTGGCGGCCGGGGGCCTGGACGGGGTCCTCCGAGTGTGGAGGGTGGACGACGGGCAGTCGGTGGCCGTCTTCTCCCCTCCGGTCGCGAACCGATGATTGAAGAAGGGAAGAGGAGCCCATGGGCAAGGATCACCGCCGCAGCCATCTTCGCCGGGTCCGCCAGCGCCGCCAGAAGGTCCGGCGCCTGAAGGCGCGCCTGGCGGCCGCCACGAGTCAGGAAGAGCGCCAGCGCCTGATCGGCAAGATCGAAATCGTCACCCGCCGGCCCTTCGCCCCCGCCGCGAAGTAGGCCGATCGCGTCCGCCCGAGGCATTTTCAGGGCGTTCAAAACTCCACTCCCCCCGGTGGGCGTATAGTTACTGGAGTCCAGGAGCGGGACGGGGTCGGTCGGAGGTAACCGACGGCGGTGGATGGAGGTGCCCATCCATGCTG contains these protein-coding regions:
- a CDS encoding DUF6800 family protein — protein: MGKDHRRSHLRRVRQRRQKVRRLKARLAAATSQEERQRLIGKIEIVTRRPFAPAAK